A stretch of Arachis hypogaea cultivar Tifrunner chromosome 15, arahy.Tifrunner.gnm2.J5K5, whole genome shotgun sequence DNA encodes these proteins:
- the LOC112748277 gene encoding uncharacterized protein, whose product MNLERVGDAVRCRAFPVTLAGPAIRWFNVLPQRSITSFADISQSFLARFTTRIAKAKHPINLLGVTQKPGELTRKFLDRFNDECLEIDDLTDSVASLYLTNGLQNEDFRKHLTTMPVWSMQEIQSVAKEYINDVEVGQVVSANKRQLLNPQLGRPPRSTDTRKPPGTAPLASNPSNPHG is encoded by the coding sequence ATGAACTTGGAGAGGGTAGGCGACGCGGTCAGATGCCGAGCGTTCCCTGTGACGCTAGCCGGCCCAGCGATTCGATGGTTCAACGTCCTCCCACAAAGATCCATCACATCTTTCGCGGACATCTCCCAAAGCTTCCTGGCTCGGTTCACGACACGCATAGCCAAGGCAAAACACCCAATCAACTTGTTGGGGGTTACCCAAAAGCCCGGGGAGCTGACCAGAAAGTTCCTAGACAGATTCAATGATGAGTGTCTAGAGATTGACGACCTTACGGACTCAGTCGCTAGTCTCTACCTAACGAACGGCCTGCAAAACGAGGACTTTAGGAAGCACCTCACTACCATGCCTGTCTGGTCCATGCAAGAAATTCAAAGTGTGGCCAAGGAATACATTAATGATGTGGAAGTTGGTCAGGTTGTATCAGCAAATAAACGGCAGCTCCTAAACCCCCAGCTCGGCAGGCCACCCAGGTCGACAGATACAAGGAAGCCCCCCGGGACGGCACCCTTGGCAAGCAATCCAAGCAACCCTCACGGGTAG